In a single window of the Zonotrichia leucophrys gambelii isolate GWCS_2022_RI chromosome 2, RI_Zleu_2.0, whole genome shotgun sequence genome:
- the AKAIN1 gene encoding A-kinase anchor protein inhibitor 1, which produces MVFAPGEKPGLEQDEVKLQIASKQIVQTAILRAVQQVSQESQQKEKRTNTGTSLQLERGKLTKKHEKK; this is translated from the coding sequence GTGAgaagccagggctggagcaagATGAAGTTAAGCTGCAGATTGCCAGCAAGCAGATTGTGCAGACTGCCATCCTCCGAGCAGTGCAACAAGTTTCCCAGGAGAGCCAGCAAAAGGAGAAGCGAACAAACACCGGTACAAGCCTCCAACTAGAAAGAGGAAAACTAACCAAGAAGCATGAAAAGAAGTAA